The genomic DNA CCAGCCGCTGCCAGACCTTTCCGAATTGGGGACCGTGGGATTATGGTGCCGTCTGCATGGCGAAGCGTTCCTGGCCGCTGGGATGCATCACCTGGAATGCCAGTTTGCCTTTGATGCCGTCCGGTCGCAATTGGCGTCCGCTGGCGTCCCTACGATGGAACCGTTCACCGATTTCCCCTTCCTGCGACAAGCGTTTACGACCGCAGAGATCTGGCCGGTCGATCCGTGGGTGCTTCGCAACGCGGTCGCCGATGGCGTGATCACCGCTGCCCAAGCCGAACGCTTCGAACAAACGGGGGCCAGCGGTTCCCATCTGGAGATTCTCGAACGCAACGATGGCTACAAAGGATTTAACCAAACGGGGATCAGCGACATCATCCAGCGGACCGACCCCAGGAACCCAGCGACGGCGTGATCACTTGGGAAGCGAAGGCTACCCCAGCCGCAAGCCGCGTGGCAACGCTTCCCCGAACACCTGTTCCTGCTCTTCATGGCTGAACCGGCCTCCGTCGGAGACCAGCGTGGTCAAGTGTTCTGAAACCTGATCGTCACTCAACGCGTCGACGACTTCATCGCGTGTCGACGATTCAACATCGCGGTAACGGTCATCGACGCGGCGACACAGCTGCACAAGCGCCAATTGTTCGGCGGGGCCGCGTTGGCGAACGGCTAACAACGCAGCGATCCATGGCTGGATCGCATCGACCGAGACCACCGTATTCAGCGGACCATAAAACGGTTGACGCGTGCCCAGTCGCCCCAATGCCCAAATCATCGCTTCGCGAGGCGATTGCATGCTGTTGCGGTTCATCAGATCGATGATCATGTTCCCCAGATCGATCTTGTTTCGCACGCTCAACAATTCCAGCGATCCAAGCAGACGCCAAACCTCCACCGATTCTTCGGGCTTCAACGGAGCAGCGTTGCCGACCGGGCGACCGATCGATTTGCGATGCATTCCACGGATCGCAGCGATCCAGTTCTCAGCGATCGCCGCCTGCTGTCCGCTGCTAAGTCCACCCGCGATCCGTCGCCACAGGATCAAACTTTCGGTCTGAATGTTGCCGCCGTGGTGCGCCAACTTGCCATGCAGCGTCCGCCATGTTTGAGCCACGCGCCAATCATCGACGGCGAGCCCATACCCCGGACGCAGCGAATAACCCAACAGATTCAACCAGCGGGCTTCGTGCGCAGCGCTCTTGTGGCGGCCCCCTTCAAAATCCATCAACGCTTCCCAGATCCGCCGCAGCAGCGACATCGGCCACGCATTGCGTGAGCTGCCCATGATCTCGGCCAGATGCTTGACGATGCGTGCCGGCTTGGCGGTTCCTGTGTCGCCGAAGACCTCCGCGATCGCGTGGCGACACAGCGACCAAGTCTCTTCGTCGACGAACCCTTCGGATTCGCCCACGGCTACGTGCACAGCGGCGTCGGTCTGTGTGGTCGATCGAACATCGAACTGCAGCTTCCAGCTGCGATGGCTGCCGATCTCGTGGCAGGACAAATCAATCGTCCCGATTTCGGTCAGCCCGATCCGCAAACGGACCGAGACCTCTCCCGTCTCCTTGCGGTTTTTCGAACGCAACACAGTCCGCACCGGTGGCAACGAAGTCATCTGCTCCACGTCCAACGGCAAGACTTGGCCCAGTTGATCGGCCAGACGAATGCTGGAAACATACAACGGGAACTCAACCGGTTGCGAGATCGTCAGTTGGAAGGTTTGGTCGAGTTCGAACGTCTCGCCAGGTTGCGCTCCGCCGGGGACCAGACAAACGACCCGCGGTTGCCCGCTGACCGCATCGGCATCGACTCCGATGTAGTAGCTGCGGGCCAGCGACGCGGCGATCTTGACCCCTTCGCCTCGCCGAACCATACCATAGTAGGCCGCGCCCCGCGCAACGGCCAAGTCGAGGCGATCGTTATCGAGCAGCGTGGGCGTTTTCCCAAGCCAATGTTCCAACCGCCGAAGCACTTCGCCACGCAGAACCGGCGATGCAAAGAAGCCGCCGTTAAACAGAACGACGTCGGGCAAACCGCCCCCGTCGTCCTCGCGATGCGCCGTCAGGAAGGCACTCAAGTAGCGGGAAATCGCCGAATCCGAAGCGTAGGGCAAACCAAACTCTTGAAACCCCGAGGCATGTTGTGTCGGTGCATCCGCCAGTTCACACTCGGGAAGAAAGCCATCGACAAGCAACGCGCGAACTTCCTCTTGCGTGACTTCGGTCTGCAGGCTGCTGGCGATCAGCCGCGAACCGCCCGACGGCAGGCTGATCGAGACCTGTTGCGATGCCCCTTCGCCCAGCAATTGCTCTTTTGCAGCCCGGCTTGCCGACAACAACAGATCCCATTGCCGTGGAGGCAGCTTT from Rosistilla carotiformis includes the following:
- a CDS encoding hsp70 family protein, whose amino-acid sequence is MSEAEASFDPLVDRLPSRFVVGIDLGTTNCAVTYIDTQQTPWQIRVLSIPQLVAAGQVESRDTLPSFHYQPASGQASGESLRLPWHQSETDHCVGVMAREEGAQTAGRGISSAKSWLCHAGVDRTAPLLPWHAVDDVQRMSPVEASSHYLTHIRNAWDHQFPDAPLADQDLVITLPASFDEVARELTVRAARQAKLPRVVLIEEPQAAFYAWVYKHQNDWQQRVDVGQTILVCDIGGGTSDFTLIRVRASRTEPDQIQFHRVAVGEHLILGGDNLDLALAKHLEQKLTPGKKLPPRQWDLLLSASRAAKEQLLGEGASQQVSISLPSGGSRLIASSLQTEVTQEEVRALLVDGFLPECELADAPTQHASGFQEFGLPYASDSAISRYLSAFLTAHREDDGGGLPDVVLFNGGFFASPVLRGEVLRRLEHWLGKTPTLLDNDRLDLAVARGAAYYGMVRRGEGVKIAASLARSYYIGVDADAVSGQPRVVCLVPGGAQPGETFELDQTFQLTISQPVEFPLYVSSIRLADQLGQVLPLDVEQMTSLPPVRTVLRSKNRKETGEVSVRLRIGLTEIGTIDLSCHEIGSHRSWKLQFDVRSTTQTDAAVHVAVGESEGFVDEETWSLCRHAIAEVFGDTGTAKPARIVKHLAEIMGSSRNAWPMSLLRRIWEALMDFEGGRHKSAAHEARWLNLLGYSLRPGYGLAVDDWRVAQTWRTLHGKLAHHGGNIQTESLILWRRIAGGLSSGQQAAIAENWIAAIRGMHRKSIGRPVGNAAPLKPEESVEVWRLLGSLELLSVRNKIDLGNMIIDLMNRNSMQSPREAMIWALGRLGTRQPFYGPLNTVVSVDAIQPWIAALLAVRQRGPAEQLALVQLCRRVDDRYRDVESSTRDEVVDALSDDQVSEHLTTLVSDGGRFSHEEQEQVFGEALPRGLRLG